In one window of Acidovorax sp. HDW3 DNA:
- a CDS encoding homocysteine S-methyltransferase family protein: MTLPTYTRAQQLPAILAQRIAILDGAMGTMIQRFKLTEAQYRGERFKDFARDVKGNNELLSLTRPDVIRDIHAGYLAAGADLVETNTFGATSVAQDDYGMGSLAYEMNVESAKIARAACDQFSTPAHPRFVAGALGPTPKTASISPDVNDPGARNVTFEQLRAAYLEQTLGLIAGGADVLLVETIFDTLNAKAALFAIDEAFEQTGECLPIMISGTVTDASGRILSGQTVTAFWHSVRHAKPLSIGLNCALGAALMRPYIQELAKAAQGTFISCYPNAGLPNPMSDTGFDETPEVTSRLVHEFAAEGLVNILGGCCGTTPDHIGAIARAVAGVPGRALFYSDKA, translated from the coding sequence ATGACCTTGCCGACCTACACCCGCGCCCAGCAACTGCCCGCCATCCTTGCCCAGCGCATCGCCATCCTCGACGGCGCCATGGGCACCATGATCCAGCGCTTCAAGCTCACCGAGGCGCAGTACCGGGGCGAGCGGTTCAAGGACTTTGCCCGCGACGTCAAGGGCAACAACGAGCTGCTCTCGCTCACGCGCCCGGACGTGATCCGCGACATCCACGCCGGCTACCTGGCCGCCGGTGCCGATCTGGTCGAGACCAACACCTTCGGCGCCACCAGCGTGGCGCAGGACGACTACGGCATGGGCTCTCTGGCCTACGAGATGAACGTGGAGAGCGCAAAAATCGCCCGCGCCGCCTGCGACCAGTTCAGCACGCCCGCGCACCCGCGCTTCGTCGCCGGTGCCCTGGGCCCCACGCCCAAGACGGCCAGCATCAGCCCCGACGTGAACGACCCCGGCGCGCGCAACGTCACCTTCGAGCAGCTGCGCGCGGCCTACCTGGAGCAGACCCTGGGCCTGATCGCCGGCGGCGCCGACGTGCTGCTGGTGGAAACCATTTTCGACACCCTCAACGCCAAGGCGGCGCTGTTCGCCATCGACGAAGCGTTTGAGCAAACCGGCGAATGCCTGCCCATCATGATCAGCGGCACGGTGACGGATGCGTCCGGGCGCATCCTCAGCGGCCAGACGGTGACGGCGTTTTGGCACAGCGTGCGCCACGCCAAGCCGCTGTCGATTGGCCTGAACTGCGCCCTGGGCGCGGCGCTCATGCGCCCCTACATCCAGGAGCTGGCCAAGGCGGCGCAAGGCACTTTCATCAGCTGCTACCCCAACGCCGGCCTGCCCAACCCCATGAGCGACACCGGCTTTGACGAAACGCCCGAGGTCACCAGCCGCCTGGTGCACGAGTTTGCCGCCGAGGGGCTGGTCAACATCCTGGGCGGCTGCTGCGGCACCACGCCCGACCACATTGGCGCCATTGCGCGCGCCGTGGCCGGCGTGCCGGGGCGCGCGCTGTTTTACTCCGACAAGGCGTGA
- a CDS encoding MotA/TolQ/ExbB proton channel family protein — protein sequence MNTPLEMAMYDISQFFLYPVLLAISALFVHAFYALGAFAWQALQRARGQANGYELHAVHASQPGMTLLELETLAVKRLEFARIATRVAPMLGLVATMIPMGPALKALADGQLQDVSRSLMIAFSAVILALLAAAISFTVVNVRKRWYSADLAAIEEGLTAPVAAAHQDAALAEATA from the coding sequence ATGAACACCCCCCTTGAAATGGCGATGTACGACATCAGCCAGTTCTTCCTCTACCCCGTGCTGCTCGCCATCTCGGCGCTGTTTGTGCACGCCTTCTACGCCCTGGGCGCTTTTGCCTGGCAGGCGCTGCAGCGCGCGCGCGGCCAGGCCAACGGCTATGAGCTGCACGCCGTCCACGCCAGCCAGCCGGGAATGACGCTGCTCGAACTCGAAACCCTGGCCGTCAAGCGCCTGGAGTTCGCGCGCATCGCCACCCGCGTCGCGCCCATGCTCGGCCTGGTAGCGACCATGATCCCCATGGGCCCGGCGCTCAAGGCGCTGGCCGATGGCCAGCTGCAGGATGTCTCGCGCAGCCTGATGATTGCGTTCTCCGCCGTCATCCTGGCGCTGCTGGCGGCGGCCATCAGCTTCACCGTGGTCAACGTGCGCAAACGCTGGTACAGCGCCGACCTGGCCGCCATCGAGGAAGGGCTCACGGCCCCCGTCGCCGCCGCGCACCAGGACGCCGCCCTGGCGGAGGCCACCGCATGA
- a CDS encoding hemagglutinin: protein MNMHHLPRTALAMALGLVLAACGGGDSDSAPPLPATPTTPTTPPVTPPVTPPTPVTPTTPPVTPPPAASTGLQAACSGAFCGAASNSSYSGAGVGVWNYSNTSAQTVRLPVSLSQLGQRSLTLVYSNPNAPGVQMPTLTLTPKAGTSTRQALQGDDAQEHGNQIPAAVRDFRPAEHLRTGAAAVQAAQTPRAAAARGSERSWFISLDEGMQARTATLQRQATFADGRVINLWLENTETGSSKVTDAILDTLLDRFARPQYSVYGMVTGLAGQPWGTYGNYTDLITSSQPIDIVLVNFIPDGKPYGLMGYFHSLNNFKKNPAHDQLKYSNESLSFYIDTETLYLDKTKGMDAQVGTLAHEFIHMINFYQRSVLKGPRYAFDTFLDEMSAVMIEDILSEKLTPGSNSARDGLVPRWLNRSTFNCDPTNWGIGDTCFGYNVVGAYGAYLLRQYGVGFYQQLLKDTSSSDSWTVLDHAITQAGGPGLAGTLPRWGSSIALLPAAASPQGFGYPQRQDASGYTLVGIDGPALAAARQLPTQVPSTLVGHGHFPFTRQSDAQGNYQEQLDVPPGITLTVVVQ, encoded by the coding sequence ATGAACATGCACCACCTACCGCGCACCGCACTGGCCATGGCTCTGGGGTTGGTGTTGGCGGCTTGTGGCGGCGGCGACAGCGACAGTGCTCCGCCGCTGCCCGCCACACCAACCACACCAACAACGCCCCCCGTCACGCCACCCGTCACGCCCCCTACTCCCGTCACGCCGACCACGCCGCCCGTCACGCCCCCGCCTGCAGCCAGCACCGGCCTGCAAGCGGCTTGCAGCGGCGCCTTCTGCGGCGCTGCCAGCAACAGCAGCTACAGCGGCGCAGGCGTGGGTGTCTGGAACTACAGCAACACCTCCGCCCAGACGGTGCGCCTGCCCGTGTCCCTGAGCCAGCTCGGCCAGCGCAGCCTGACCCTGGTGTACTCCAACCCCAACGCCCCCGGCGTGCAAATGCCGACGCTGACCCTCACGCCCAAGGCCGGCACCAGCACGCGCCAGGCGCTGCAGGGCGACGATGCCCAGGAGCATGGCAACCAAATTCCGGCCGCCGTGCGCGACTTCCGCCCCGCCGAGCACCTGCGCACCGGCGCCGCTGCCGTGCAGGCCGCCCAAACCCCGCGCGCGGCAGCGGCCAGGGGCAGCGAGCGCAGCTGGTTCATCAGCCTTGACGAGGGTATGCAAGCGCGCACCGCCACGCTGCAGCGCCAGGCCACGTTTGCCGATGGCCGCGTCATCAACCTCTGGCTGGAGAACACCGAGACTGGCAGCAGCAAGGTCACCGACGCCATCCTCGACACCCTGCTCGACCGCTTTGCCCGGCCTCAGTATTCGGTCTATGGCATGGTCACCGGCCTGGCCGGCCAGCCCTGGGGCACATACGGTAACTACACCGATTTGATTACGTCCAGCCAACCGATCGACATCGTGCTCGTCAACTTCATCCCCGACGGCAAGCCTTATGGGCTGATGGGCTACTTCCATTCGCTCAACAACTTCAAGAAAAACCCTGCCCACGACCAACTCAAGTACAGCAACGAATCGCTGTCGTTTTACATCGACACCGAGACGCTGTACCTCGACAAAACCAAGGGCATGGACGCGCAGGTGGGCACGCTGGCGCACGAGTTCATCCACATGATCAACTTCTACCAGCGCAGCGTCCTCAAGGGCCCGCGCTACGCCTTCGACACCTTCCTCGATGAGATGTCGGCGGTGATGATCGAAGACATCCTGAGCGAGAAACTCACCCCCGGCAGCAACAGCGCCCGCGACGGCCTGGTGCCGCGCTGGCTCAACCGCTCGACCTTCAACTGCGACCCAACGAACTGGGGCATCGGTGACACCTGCTTTGGCTACAACGTCGTCGGCGCCTACGGCGCCTATCTGCTGCGCCAGTACGGCGTGGGCTTTTACCAGCAGCTGCTCAAAGACACCTCGTCGAGCGACTCCTGGACGGTGCTCGACCACGCCATCACCCAGGCCGGCGGCCCGGGCCTGGCCGGCACGCTGCCGCGCTGGGGCAGCAGCATCGCCTTGCTGCCGGCGGCGGCCTCGCCGCAGGGCTTTGGCTACCCGCAGCGCCAGGACGCCAGCGGCTACACCCTGGTCGGCATCGACGGCCCAGCCCTGGCCGCTGCGCGCCAGCTGCCCACCCAGGTGCCCAGCACCCTGGTCGGCCACGGCCACTTCCCGTTCACGCGCCAGAGCGACGCCCAGGGCAACTACCAGGAGCAGCTGGACGTGCCACCCGGCATCACGCTGACCGTGGTCGTGCAGTAA
- a CDS encoding DUF2149 domain-containing protein, translated as MSAHPAQEAARARRRNLLDDSDEDDPILSVVNLIDVFLVIIAALLLAVAQSPANPFGAEQVTVIKNPGKENMEIMIKDGQKIEHYKASGEIGEGQGAKAGVAYKMKDGSMVYVPEAGSANDKQ; from the coding sequence ATGAGCGCCCACCCCGCCCAAGAAGCCGCACGCGCGCGCCGGCGCAACCTGCTCGACGACAGCGACGAGGACGATCCCATCCTCTCGGTGGTCAACCTCATCGACGTGTTCCTGGTCATCATCGCCGCGCTCTTGCTGGCGGTGGCGCAAAGCCCGGCCAACCCGTTTGGCGCCGAGCAGGTCACGGTCATCAAAAACCCCGGCAAGGAGAACATGGAAATCATGATCAAGGACGGGCAGAAGATCGAGCACTACAAGGCCAGCGGCGAGATCGGCGAAGGCCAGGGCGCCAAGGCCGGCGTGGCCTACAAGATGAAGGACGGCTCCATGGTCTATGTGCCGGAGGCGGGTAGCGCAAACGATAAGCAATAA
- a CDS encoding Glu/Leu/Phe/Val dehydrogenase: MTSHTLPSYLDPNHLGPWGIYLQQVDRVTPYLGSLARWVETLKRPKRALIVDIPIELDNGTIAHYEGYRVQHNLSRGPGKGGVRYHQDVTLSEVMALSAWMSIKNAAVNVPYGGAKGGIRVDPKTLSTAELERLTRRYTSEIGIIIGPSKDIPAPDVNTNGQVMAWMMDTYSMNTGATATGVVTGKPVDIGGSLGRVEATGRGVFTVGVEAAKLTGLTIAGARVAVQGFGNVGGTAGKLFAEAGAKVVAVQDHTGTIHNDRGLDVPALLEHVRKTGGVGGFAGADVMAKDEFWGVACDILIPAALEGQITKDNAGKIQAKLVIEGANGPTTPEADDILNDKGVLVLPDVIANAGGVTVSYFEWVQDFSSFFWTEDEINARLVRIMQNAFAAVWQVAQENKVSLRTATFIVSCKRILHAREVRGLYP; encoded by the coding sequence ATGACAAGCCATACCCTGCCCTCTTACCTCGATCCGAACCACCTCGGCCCCTGGGGCATTTACCTGCAGCAGGTCGATCGCGTCACGCCCTATCTGGGCAGCCTGGCGCGCTGGGTGGAAACCTTGAAGCGCCCCAAGCGCGCGCTCATCGTCGATATCCCGATCGAGCTCGACAACGGCACCATCGCCCACTACGAGGGCTACCGCGTGCAGCACAACCTGAGCCGTGGCCCGGGCAAGGGTGGCGTGCGCTACCACCAGGACGTGACGCTGTCCGAAGTCATGGCCCTGTCGGCCTGGATGAGCATCAAGAACGCCGCCGTCAACGTCCCCTACGGCGGCGCCAAGGGCGGCATCCGCGTCGATCCCAAGACCCTGTCCACAGCCGAGCTCGAACGCCTGACGCGCCGCTACACCAGCGAGATCGGCATCATCATCGGCCCCTCCAAAGACATTCCGGCGCCGGACGTGAACACCAACGGCCAGGTCATGGCCTGGATGATGGACACCTACTCCATGAACACCGGCGCCACGGCCACCGGCGTCGTCACCGGCAAGCCGGTCGATATCGGCGGCTCGCTCGGGCGCGTCGAGGCCACCGGGCGCGGCGTGTTCACCGTTGGCGTCGAAGCCGCCAAGCTCACCGGCCTGACGATTGCCGGCGCCCGCGTGGCGGTGCAGGGCTTTGGCAACGTCGGCGGTACGGCGGGCAAGCTGTTCGCCGAGGCCGGCGCCAAGGTCGTCGCCGTGCAAGACCACACCGGCACCATCCACAACGACCGGGGCCTGGACGTGCCGGCACTGCTCGAACACGTGCGCAAAACCGGCGGCGTGGGCGGCTTTGCCGGCGCCGACGTCATGGCCAAGGACGAGTTCTGGGGCGTGGCCTGCGACATCCTCATCCCCGCCGCGCTCGAAGGCCAGATCACCAAGGACAACGCCGGCAAGATCCAGGCCAAGCTGGTGATCGAGGGCGCCAACGGCCCCACCACGCCCGAGGCCGACGACATCCTCAACGACAAGGGCGTGCTGGTGCTGCCCGACGTCATCGCCAACGCCGGCGGCGTGACGGTGAGCTACTTCGAGTGGGTGCAGGACTTCTCCAGCTTCTTCTGGACCGAGGACGAGATCAACGCCCGCCTGGTGCGCATCATGCAAAACGCCTTTGCCGCCGTCTGGCAGGTGGCGCAAGAGAACAAGGTGAGCCTGCGCACGGCCACCTTCATCGTCTCGTGCAAGCGCATCCTGCACGCCCGCGAAGTGCGCGGCCTGTACCCCTGA